Proteins from a single region of Rhodovibrio salinarum DSM 9154:
- a CDS encoding amidase → MTSGETSSGTAQTNSASALVQRIRDGEITASEALEAYLARIDESEPTVQAWDYLARDNARKQAEIADKARRRGAPMGALHGVPLGVKDIIDTFDMPTQYGTPLHKGRRPRTDAYAVERLRSQGAILLGKTSTTELATYAPGVTKTRNPHNPEHTPGGSSSGSAAAVAAGHVPAALGTQTNGSVIRPASFCGVWGYKPTFGAISRTGVLRQSPALDHVGVLAATLQDAGLVAQQMMAYDSRDSAMRPCAAPDLHQAASELPPVAPLMAFVKTPVWDQADSETQNAFGELAQALGDAVTELALPDSFAHIHTMHKTVMETEIARNYHRDYERGADQLSDSLRAQIERGREVRAVDYIRSTESIGALAAIADEILNDYDVFLTPAAPGTAPHGLDSTGSATFCTIWTYLGLPALSIPLMTGANGLPIGVQLVGARGDDARLFRMANWLVRSVSN, encoded by the coding sequence GTGACCAGCGGCGAGACGTCGAGCGGCACCGCTCAGACCAACAGTGCGAGCGCCCTCGTGCAGCGCATCCGCGACGGCGAGATCACCGCGAGCGAAGCGTTGGAAGCCTACCTCGCGCGGATCGACGAGTCCGAGCCGACGGTGCAGGCGTGGGACTATCTGGCGCGCGACAACGCCCGCAAGCAGGCCGAGATCGCCGATAAGGCGCGTCGTCGGGGGGCGCCGATGGGGGCGTTGCACGGGGTGCCGTTGGGCGTGAAGGATATCATCGATACCTTCGACATGCCGACCCAGTACGGCACGCCGCTGCACAAGGGACGTCGTCCGCGCACGGACGCCTATGCCGTCGAGCGCTTGCGTAGCCAGGGGGCGATCCTTCTGGGCAAGACCTCGACGACCGAGCTGGCGACCTATGCGCCGGGTGTCACCAAGACCCGTAATCCGCACAATCCCGAGCACACGCCGGGCGGCTCGTCCAGCGGCTCCGCGGCGGCTGTGGCAGCCGGACACGTGCCCGCGGCGTTGGGGACGCAGACCAACGGCTCGGTGATCCGTCCGGCCAGCTTCTGTGGCGTTTGGGGCTATAAGCCGACTTTTGGTGCGATCTCGCGCACCGGCGTGTTGCGTCAGTCCCCGGCGCTGGATCATGTCGGCGTGCTGGCGGCAACGCTGCAGGACGCCGGATTGGTGGCGCAGCAGATGATGGCGTACGACAGTCGCGACAGCGCGATGCGCCCGTGTGCAGCCCCAGACCTGCACCAGGCCGCCAGCGAACTGCCGCCGGTCGCCCCACTGATGGCCTTCGTCAAGACGCCCGTTTGGGATCAGGCGGACAGCGAGACCCAGAACGCATTCGGCGAACTGGCGCAGGCGCTAGGCGACGCGGTTACAGAGCTCGCCCTGCCGGATAGCTTCGCGCACATCCATACCATGCACAAAACGGTGATGGAGACGGAGATCGCGCGGAACTACCACCGTGACTATGAGCGCGGTGCGGATCAGCTCTCCGACAGTCTGCGCGCTCAGATCGAGCGCGGTCGGGAAGTCCGTGCGGTCGACTATATCCGTTCGACCGAGTCGATCGGTGCCCTGGCGGCGATCGCGGATGAAATCCTGAACGATTACGATGTCTTCCTGACACCCGCGGCGCCCGGCACGGCGCCGCACGGTCTGGACAGCACGGGCAGCGCCACCTTCTGCACGATCTGGACGTACCTGGGGTTGCCGGCGCTCTCGATCCCGTTGATGACCGGCGCCAACGGGCTGCCGATCGGTGTCCAGCTGGTGGGCGCGCGCGGTGACGACGCGCGGCTGTTTCGGATGGCTAACTGGTTGGTGCGGTCTGTCAGCAACTGA
- a CDS encoding 2-hydroxy-3-oxopropionate reductase, with amino-acid sequence MKIGFIGLGIMGRWMAGHLADAGHELFTVTHRSPVPDNLSGRITECGSGKEVAEAAEVIILMVPDTPDVQKVLFADGGVHDGLSNGKIVVDMSSISPTETKAFAAKVKEAGAGYLDAPVSGGEGGAKNAQLTIMVGGAQETFDTIKPLFDIMGSSVTLVGTANGDGQTCKVANQIVVALTIEAVGEALTFASKAGADPAKVRQALLGGLAQSKILDVHGQRMIDRSFDPGFRIELHQKDLNLALQSAKQIGVSLPNTATAQELFNACNALGGQAWDHSGMVKALEQMAQHKVSED; translated from the coding sequence ATGAAAATCGGTTTCATCGGATTGGGCATCATGGGCCGCTGGATGGCCGGTCATCTGGCTGATGCGGGCCACGAGTTGTTCACGGTTACCCATCGCAGCCCCGTACCGGACAATCTGAGCGGCCGGATCACGGAGTGTGGCAGCGGCAAGGAGGTCGCCGAGGCCGCCGAGGTGATCATCCTGATGGTCCCCGATACCCCGGACGTGCAGAAGGTCCTGTTCGCCGACGGCGGCGTGCATGACGGGTTGAGTAACGGCAAGATCGTGGTCGACATGTCCTCGATCTCGCCGACCGAGACCAAGGCGTTCGCCGCCAAGGTCAAGGAGGCTGGTGCGGGTTACCTCGATGCCCCGGTTTCCGGTGGCGAAGGCGGCGCCAAGAATGCCCAGCTGACGATCATGGTGGGCGGCGCGCAGGAAACCTTCGACACGATCAAGCCGCTGTTCGATATCATGGGCAGTTCGGTGACGCTGGTCGGAACGGCCAATGGCGATGGCCAGACCTGCAAGGTGGCCAACCAGATCGTCGTCGCCCTGACGATCGAGGCGGTGGGCGAAGCGCTCACCTTCGCGTCCAAGGCGGGTGCCGATCCGGCCAAGGTTCGTCAGGCTCTGTTGGGCGGGCTGGCGCAGTCCAAAATCCTGGATGTGCACGGCCAGCGCATGATCGACCGTAGTTTTGACCCCGGATTCCGGATCGAGCTGCACCAGAAGGACCTGAACCTGGCCCTGCAGTCGGCGAAGCAGATCGGCGTTTCGCTGCCCAACACCGCCACGGCGCAGGAACTATTCAACGCGTGTAACGCGCTGGGCGGTCAGGCTTGGGACCACTCGGGCATGGTCAAGGCGCTGGAGCAGATGGCCCAGCACAAGGTAAGCGAAGACTAG
- a CDS encoding ABC transporter substrate-binding protein — MHHKARLALSLSAAVLLAVLVAVPTIRSDAAISRDVLKIGILNDQSGVYAELAGQGSVEAARIAVEDFGGEVMDRPIEILSADHQNKPELGASIAREWIEVDGVDVIVDVPASDVALAVQEVTEDTDTAFLINGAAASSLTGEACSPTSVHWAYDTDSLAAGTVRAMLKEGLTSWFFVTANDAFGTTLQRAAQRVIEANGGEVRGAAKHALNTDDFTALLMEAQGSEADAIGLANAGQDAVRAIEKAHELGVQRGPQRVVPLLLFLSDVKKMGLEVAQDLPLTTAFYWDRTDASRAFAERFAARRDGQRPTMVQAGVYSSLMHYLQAVAAVGDDSGRTVVEQMKKMPVDDFFATGGRVRADGLMVHEMYRARVKRPSESTGPWDLYEIVETIPAELAFPPLSESACPLVED, encoded by the coding sequence TTGCATCACAAGGCCCGACTCGCCCTGTCACTATCGGCAGCGGTGTTGCTCGCCGTATTGGTCGCGGTACCGACGATCCGCAGCGACGCCGCGATTTCCCGCGACGTGCTTAAGATCGGCATCTTGAACGACCAGTCCGGGGTGTATGCCGAGCTGGCCGGGCAGGGGTCGGTCGAGGCCGCGCGTATCGCCGTTGAGGATTTCGGTGGCGAGGTCATGGACCGGCCGATCGAGATTCTGTCGGCCGACCATCAGAACAAGCCCGAACTGGGCGCCTCGATCGCGCGGGAGTGGATCGAGGTCGACGGCGTCGACGTCATCGTCGATGTTCCCGCCTCCGATGTTGCGCTCGCCGTGCAGGAGGTGACCGAAGACACCGACACGGCCTTCCTGATCAACGGGGCGGCCGCCTCCAGCCTCACCGGTGAAGCCTGTTCGCCGACCAGCGTGCATTGGGCCTACGACACCGATTCGCTCGCCGCCGGCACGGTCCGCGCGATGCTGAAGGAAGGGCTGACAAGCTGGTTCTTCGTCACCGCGAACGACGCTTTCGGCACGACCCTGCAGCGCGCCGCCCAGCGGGTGATCGAGGCCAATGGCGGCGAGGTGCGTGGAGCCGCCAAGCACGCGCTCAATACCGACGATTTCACCGCGCTCCTGATGGAGGCACAGGGCTCCGAGGCGGACGCGATCGGGCTTGCGAATGCGGGCCAGGACGCGGTCCGGGCGATTGAAAAAGCGCACGAGTTGGGGGTCCAACGCGGGCCGCAACGGGTCGTCCCGCTGCTCCTGTTTCTGAGCGACGTCAAAAAGATGGGGCTGGAGGTCGCGCAGGACCTGCCGCTTACCACCGCGTTCTACTGGGACCGCACGGATGCCAGCCGTGCCTTCGCCGAACGGTTTGCTGCCCGACGCGATGGTCAGCGTCCGACCATGGTGCAGGCCGGCGTCTATTCCTCCTTGATGCATTACCTGCAGGCGGTTGCCGCGGTGGGCGACGACAGCGGTCGTACAGTGGTTGAGCAGATGAAGAAGATGCCGGTCGACGATTTCTTCGCCACTGGTGGTCGGGTGCGCGCGGATGGGCTGATGGTGCACGAGATGTACCGCGCGCGCGTGAAACGCCCGTCGGAGTCAACTGGACCCTGGGATCTCTACGAGATCGTTGAGACGATCCCGGCGGAACTCGCCTTTCCTCCGCTGTCGGAAAGCGCCTGCCCGCTGGTCGAGGATTAG
- a CDS encoding nicotinamidase, whose product MTIDPSRDLGSADALLIVDVQNDFCPGGALPVPGGDRVISILNEWADAAQRAGARVYASRDWHPGDHLSFQSEGGPWPPHCVQDTAGAAFHPELRLPESTVVVSKGTRFDQDQYSAFDETGFAHELSRKGVRRVILGGLAEDVCVRASALDAVKLGFETVLIRAATRAITDDGREQTERELAEAGVAFT is encoded by the coding sequence ATGACGATCGATCCAAGTCGCGATTTGGGCTCAGCGGACGCACTCCTGATCGTCGACGTCCAGAATGACTTCTGTCCTGGTGGGGCGCTACCCGTGCCGGGAGGCGACCGGGTCATCTCGATCCTGAACGAGTGGGCGGATGCGGCGCAACGCGCCGGGGCACGTGTCTACGCCTCGCGCGACTGGCACCCGGGCGATCATCTCAGCTTCCAGTCCGAAGGCGGCCCGTGGCCGCCGCATTGCGTGCAGGACACCGCCGGCGCGGCTTTTCACCCGGAACTTCGGTTGCCGGAATCGACGGTCGTGGTGTCCAAGGGCACACGCTTCGACCAGGACCAGTACAGTGCCTTCGACGAGACCGGCTTTGCGCACGAGTTGAGTCGCAAGGGGGTGCGCCGGGTCATCCTGGGCGGGTTGGCCGAAGACGTGTGCGTGCGTGCCAGCGCTTTGGACGCCGTCAAGCTCGGCTTCGAAACCGTGTTGATCCGTGCGGCCACCCGCGCCATCACCGATGACGGTCGCGAACAGACCGAACGCGAACTCGCCGAAGCCGGCGTGGCCTTCACGTAA
- a CDS encoding AMP-binding protein: protein MFDTNAPTTGDGETLLDLLGDLGRGDTRTAVRAFTADGAESLSYRELDESARQLAGGLQARGLQVGDFVAIYAPNSPRWVQARLGVLMAGGVAVSLDSDLGREALALQLADSDPKVVVTVRAHLDDLDAAGVLDGRDLWLLDAEPGEDARSWRNLLGAPIDELPRVDPDQTASLFYTSGTTGPPKGVPLTHRNIVGNLRAIQALNVVGPGDRILLPLPLHHSYPFIVGLMMPLITGATQIQPAGVSGPEIRQALAEGEVDIVVGVPRLYDTLAQGLTARLRDGGAVEKAMYRLLRLSGWLRRHFGVLRGRTLLRPLHKRLAPNLRLMASGGAKLEAETAQTLEAFGWMVLSGYGLVETASITTFNPPGAAKLGTAGKPAPGAQLRIDHASAPDAPEEQGEIQITGPNVFPGYRNNADANAKSFTQDGWFKSGDLGYLDEDGYLVIVGRVKEMIVLPDGKNVAPDEVETVYAESPYIREIAVMEQQGQLIGLVVPDVDTLRGAGHSVTDVIRVSLAELGPRLPAYKRLSDWALVREPLPRTQLGKYQRHKLAAVLERAERGHDPADAPWSEADRALLETARGRQVWDWLQSKFPNKTLHPDTSPQLDLGIDSLAWVTLGLEIQERFGIALSEEAIARTLTLRDLLQEVDRAPAAEGTDQDAHSQTLVAEARHWLRPRGIVTMTAGRMLHQVARGLTRLILGLRIEGLANVPTQGPVVITPNHVSDLDPVVLGGALDGARARHVVWGAIRERLFTNAPGRVLARVAHMVPVDDRAPGASLAVATEVLRQGHILVWFPEEWRAPDGRLQRFRPGIGRLLLDTDAQAVPCYIDGTFEAMPRGARLPRARKVTVRFGAPVSAIDLAGADATPEAVADALRTKVAGLSERDAP, encoded by the coding sequence ATGTTCGACACCAACGCTCCCACCACCGGGGATGGGGAAACCCTGCTCGACCTGCTGGGCGACCTGGGCCGTGGCGACACCCGGACGGCCGTGCGCGCGTTCACCGCCGACGGTGCGGAAAGCCTGAGTTATCGGGAGCTCGACGAAAGCGCACGGCAACTGGCCGGCGGCCTGCAAGCGCGCGGGCTCCAAGTCGGCGACTTCGTCGCGATCTATGCGCCGAATTCGCCGCGCTGGGTCCAGGCGCGTCTCGGCGTGCTGATGGCCGGCGGCGTTGCCGTGTCGCTCGACAGCGACCTGGGCCGGGAGGCCCTTGCCCTGCAACTCGCGGACAGCGATCCCAAGGTGGTCGTCACCGTCCGGGCCCACCTGGACGACCTCGACGCCGCCGGTGTGCTGGACGGCCGCGACCTCTGGCTGCTCGACGCCGAACCTGGGGAAGACGCGCGAAGTTGGCGCAACTTGCTGGGGGCGCCCATCGACGAACTGCCCAGGGTCGACCCGGACCAGACCGCCTCGCTGTTCTACACCAGTGGGACCACCGGCCCGCCCAAGGGCGTCCCGCTGACTCATCGCAACATCGTCGGCAACCTGCGGGCGATCCAGGCGCTGAACGTCGTGGGACCGGGCGATCGCATCCTGTTGCCCTTGCCCCTGCACCACTCCTACCCCTTCATCGTCGGCCTGATGATGCCGCTGATTACCGGCGCCACGCAGATTCAGCCGGCCGGCGTCAGCGGACCGGAGATTCGTCAGGCCCTGGCGGAAGGCGAAGTCGACATCGTTGTCGGCGTCCCGCGCCTGTACGACACGCTCGCCCAGGGCTTGACCGCCCGGCTGCGCGACGGCGGCGCGGTGGAGAAGGCGATGTACCGTCTGCTGCGTCTGTCGGGGTGGCTCCGCCGGCATTTCGGCGTGCTGCGGGGGCGCACGCTGCTGCGCCCGCTGCACAAGCGTCTGGCGCCCAACCTGCGGCTGATGGCCTCCGGCGGCGCCAAGCTGGAGGCTGAGACGGCACAGACGCTGGAGGCCTTTGGCTGGATGGTGCTATCCGGCTACGGGCTGGTGGAAACCGCCTCGATCACCACCTTCAATCCGCCCGGCGCGGCCAAGCTCGGCACCGCCGGCAAACCGGCGCCCGGCGCGCAGCTGCGCATCGACCACGCCAGCGCCCCCGACGCGCCCGAAGAACAAGGCGAGATCCAGATCACCGGTCCGAACGTCTTCCCCGGTTACCGCAACAACGCCGACGCCAACGCCAAGTCCTTCACGCAGGATGGCTGGTTCAAGTCGGGCGATCTCGGCTATCTGGACGAGGACGGCTACTTGGTGATCGTCGGGCGGGTGAAGGAAATGATCGTCCTGCCCGATGGCAAGAACGTCGCGCCGGACGAGGTCGAGACCGTCTACGCCGAAAGCCCCTACATCCGCGAGATCGCGGTGATGGAGCAGCAAGGCCAGCTGATCGGTCTCGTGGTACCGGACGTGGATACCTTGCGTGGGGCGGGGCACAGCGTCACCGACGTGATCCGCGTTTCGCTGGCCGAACTCGGCCCGCGTCTGCCGGCCTACAAACGGCTGAGCGACTGGGCGCTGGTGCGCGAACCGCTGCCGCGCACCCAACTCGGCAAGTACCAACGCCACAAGCTGGCCGCCGTCCTGGAGCGCGCCGAACGCGGCCACGACCCAGCCGACGCACCCTGGTCGGAGGCGGACCGCGCGTTGCTCGAAACCGCGCGCGGCCGGCAGGTCTGGGACTGGCTGCAGAGCAAGTTCCCGAACAAGACCTTACATCCAGATACCAGCCCGCAGCTCGATCTCGGCATCGATTCGCTGGCCTGGGTCACCTTGGGCCTGGAAATCCAAGAGCGCTTCGGCATCGCCCTGTCGGAGGAGGCGATCGCGCGCACGCTGACCCTGCGCGACCTGCTGCAGGAAGTCGACCGCGCCCCGGCAGCCGAAGGCACCGATCAGGACGCGCATAGTCAAACTCTGGTGGCGGAAGCGCGCCACTGGCTGCGTCCGCGCGGAATCGTGACGATGACCGCAGGCCGCATGCTGCATCAGGTCGCCCGCGGTCTGACCCGCCTGATCCTGGGGCTACGGATCGAAGGGCTGGCGAACGTGCCAACGCAGGGCCCCGTGGTGATCACGCCCAACCACGTCAGCGACCTCGACCCCGTCGTCCTCGGCGGCGCGCTCGACGGCGCGCGGGCGCGTCACGTCGTCTGGGGGGCGATCCGGGAACGGCTGTTCACCAACGCGCCCGGCCGCGTCCTGGCACGGGTCGCCCACATGGTCCCGGTCGACGACCGCGCGCCCGGCGCCAGCCTGGCCGTGGCGACCGAGGTGCTGCGCCAGGGCCATATCCTGGTCTGGTTCCCGGAGGAATGGCGTGCGCCCGATGGCCGTCTGCAGCGTTTCCGGCCCGGCATCGGCCGGTTGCTGCTGGACACGGACGCGCAGGCAGTCCCCTGCTACATTGACGGAACCTTCGAGGCGATGCCCCGCGGCGCCCGCCTGCCCCGTGCCCGCAAGGTCACGGTGCGCTTCGGCGCGCCTGTCTCCGCCATCGATCTCGCCGGCGCGGACGCGACGCCGGAAGCGGTCGCCGATGCCTTACGGACAAAGGTCGCCGGCCTGTCCGAGCGCGACGCCCCTTAG
- the clpS gene encoding ATP-dependent Clp protease adapter ClpS, translated as MSERKDQDQTPGGGTSTNVVVKTRAKTKKPSMYKVLMLNDDYTPMEFVVHVLESFFSKSREEATEIMLHVHHRGVGVCGVYSYEVAETKVTQVIDYARKHQHPLQCTLEKE; from the coding sequence ATGAGCGAACGCAAGGATCAAGACCAGACGCCAGGCGGTGGCACGTCGACGAACGTGGTCGTCAAGACCCGGGCGAAGACGAAAAAGCCGTCCATGTACAAGGTCTTGATGCTGAACGATGATTACACTCCGATGGAATTTGTCGTTCACGTCCTGGAAAGTTTCTTCAGCAAGAGTCGTGAGGAAGCGACCGAGATAATGCTGCATGTGCACCATCGAGGCGTGGGAGTCTGTGGTGTCTACAGCTACGAAGTGGCTGAGACGAAAGTAACCCAGGTGATAGACTACGCCCGTAAGCACCAGCACCCTCTGCAATGTACGCTAGAGAAGGAATAG
- the clpA gene encoding ATP-dependent Clp protease ATP-binding subunit ClpA, whose product MLSANLEQTLHRALAYANERRHEYATLEHLALALIEDPDAVAVLRACGVDLDRLRNELNDYLDNELSNLITTQVGDAKPTAGFQRVLQRAAIHVQSSGREEVTGANVLVAMFSERESHAVYFLQEQEMTRLDAVNYISHGIAKVAGRSEARNVDGADEEQQGEKVVRKGHEALDAYCIDLNQKAEDGKIDPLIGRDHEVERTIQVLCRRTKNNPLYVGDPGVGKTALAEGLARRIVTGDVPHVLSDAQIFSLDMGALLAGTRYRGDFEERVKAVLQELEQQDHAILFIDEIHTVIGAGATSGGAMDASNLLKPALQSGTLRCIGSTTYKEYRNHFEKDRALVRRFQKIDVTEPTVEDAVKILRGLKPHYEKHHRVKFTNEAIRSAVELSAKYISDRKLPDKAIDVIDEVGAAQMLLPDSKRRKTVGVKDVEGIVAKIARIPPKSVSKDDKAALQNLERDLKTMVFGQDQAIEALSSAIKLSRAGLREPEKPIGNYLFSGPTGVGKTEVAKQLSRSLGIQLTRFDMSEYMERHSVSRLIGAPPGYVGFDQGGLLTDAIDQHPHCVLLLDEIEKAHPDLFNVLLQVMDYGKMTDHNGKTVDFRNVILIMTTNAGAAEMAKPAMGFVNEARGGDSEEAINRLFTPEFRNRLDAVIPFRNLDQEIITRVVDKFVMELEAQLADRNVTIELTDESRQWLADNGYDMLYGARPLGRVIQDHIKKPLAEELLFGKLAKGGVVRVSIDPETNKPTFEFFEPGSGRGNNGNSGGGGGRRTKGTDDNSGSGGGGAQEENKPELVE is encoded by the coding sequence ATGCTCTCGGCAAACCTCGAACAAACGCTCCATCGCGCCCTGGCCTACGCCAACGAGCGCCGGCATGAGTACGCCACGCTCGAGCATCTGGCTCTGGCGCTGATCGAGGATCCGGACGCGGTGGCGGTGCTGCGCGCGTGCGGCGTCGATCTCGACCGCTTGCGCAACGAGCTGAATGACTATCTGGACAACGAACTGTCCAACCTGATCACGACCCAGGTCGGCGATGCGAAGCCCACCGCCGGGTTCCAGCGCGTACTGCAGCGCGCGGCCATCCACGTCCAGTCGAGTGGGCGTGAAGAGGTGACCGGCGCGAACGTCCTGGTCGCCATGTTCTCCGAGCGCGAAAGCCATGCCGTGTACTTCCTGCAGGAGCAGGAAATGACCCGGCTGGACGCGGTCAACTACATTTCCCACGGCATCGCGAAGGTGGCCGGTCGCAGCGAGGCACGGAACGTGGACGGTGCGGACGAGGAGCAGCAGGGCGAGAAGGTCGTTCGTAAGGGGCACGAGGCGCTGGACGCCTACTGCATCGACCTCAACCAGAAGGCCGAAGACGGCAAGATCGACCCGCTGATCGGCCGCGACCACGAGGTCGAACGCACGATCCAGGTGCTCTGCCGCCGGACCAAGAACAACCCGCTCTACGTCGGTGATCCCGGCGTCGGCAAGACCGCGCTGGCCGAGGGGCTGGCGCGGCGGATCGTCACCGGCGACGTGCCGCACGTGCTGTCCGACGCGCAGATCTTCTCGCTCGACATGGGCGCGCTGCTGGCCGGCACGCGCTATCGCGGCGACTTTGAGGAACGCGTCAAGGCGGTTCTGCAGGAGTTGGAACAGCAGGATCACGCGATCCTGTTCATCGACGAGATTCACACGGTGATCGGCGCGGGCGCGACCAGCGGCGGGGCGATGGACGCTTCCAACTTGCTCAAGCCCGCGTTGCAAAGCGGCACTCTGCGGTGCATCGGCTCAACCACCTACAAGGAATACCGCAACCACTTCGAGAAGGATCGGGCGCTGGTCCGGCGCTTCCAGAAGATCGACGTCACCGAGCCGACGGTCGAGGACGCGGTGAAGATTCTGCGGGGGCTGAAGCCGCACTACGAGAAGCACCACCGCGTCAAGTTCACCAACGAGGCGATCCGTTCGGCGGTCGAGCTGTCGGCGAAGTACATCTCCGACCGCAAGCTGCCGGACAAGGCGATCGACGTGATCGACGAGGTCGGCGCAGCGCAGATGCTGTTGCCGGACTCCAAGCGCCGCAAGACCGTCGGCGTGAAAGATGTCGAGGGCATCGTCGCCAAGATCGCCCGGATTCCGCCGAAGTCGGTGTCCAAGGACGACAAAGCCGCGCTGCAAAACCTGGAACGCGATCTCAAGACCATGGTTTTCGGTCAGGATCAGGCGATCGAGGCGCTGTCGAGCGCGATCAAGCTGTCCCGCGCCGGCCTGCGCGAGCCGGAGAAGCCGATCGGCAACTATCTCTTCTCCGGTCCGACCGGCGTCGGCAAGACCGAGGTGGCCAAGCAGCTGTCGCGCTCGCTCGGCATCCAACTGACCCGCTTCGACATGTCGGAGTACATGGAGCGGCACTCCGTCAGCCGCCTGATCGGCGCGCCTCCGGGGTACGTCGGCTTCGACCAGGGCGGCCTGCTGACCGACGCGATCGATCAGCACCCGCACTGCGTCCTGCTGCTGGACGAGATCGAAAAGGCCCATCCGGACCTGTTCAACGTTCTGCTGCAGGTCATGGACTACGGCAAGATGACCGACCACAACGGCAAGACGGTCGACTTCCGGAACGTCATCCTGATCATGACCACGAACGCGGGCGCGGCCGAGATGGCCAAGCCGGCCATGGGCTTCGTCAACGAGGCGCGCGGCGGCGACAGCGAGGAGGCGATCAACCGCCTGTTCACGCCGGAGTTCCGCAACCGCCTCGACGCGGTGATCCCGTTCCGCAACTTGGATCAGGAGATCATCACGCGGGTCGTCGACAAGTTCGTCATGGAGCTGGAGGCGCAGCTCGCCGACCGCAACGTGACCATCGAGCTGACCGACGAATCCCGCCAGTGGCTCGCGGACAACGGTTACGACATGCTCTACGGCGCGCGTCCGCTGGGCCGCGTGATTCAGGATCACATCAAGAAGCCGCTCGCCGAGGAGCTGTTGTTCGGCAAGCTCGCCAAGGGCGGGGTTGTCCGGGTGTCGATCGATCCGGAGACCAACAAGCCGACTTTCGAGTTCTTCGAACCCGGCTCCGGCCGCGGCAACAATGGCAATAGCGGGGGCGGCGGTGGTCGCCGCACCAAGGGCACGGACGACAATTCCGGCTCCGGCGGCGGCGGTGCGCAGGAAGAAAACAAGCCCGAGTTGGTGGAATAG
- a CDS encoding GNAT family N-acetyltransferase, with amino-acid sequence MPDGADAIHIEVISEIAQVDAADWNACAGDDDPFISHAFLDALEQSGSAVGERGWLPQHLVARNSDGRVLGATPLYLKSHSYGEYVFDWGWADAYERAGRQYYPKLQCAVPFTPVTGPRLLINQELPAASRNEVAHTLIAGLTEVARRHDVSSLHVTFPTEDEREHLAEADFLPRIGLQYHLHNPGYQSFDDFLAALQSRKRKQIKRERREVADAGLKLRRLTGSDIEPRHWDAFYAFYLRTADKRWGFPYLTEEFFHEIGRRMPERILLVMAEEADGTPVAGALNLIGRHALYGRNWGAIEDYDFLHFEACYYQAIEFAIERGLSRVEAGAQGEHKIQRGYLPVATHSAHWITDPALEQAVDDFLKRERRAVEAQIVGLREQHSPYKHADS; translated from the coding sequence ATGCCCGACGGCGCCGACGCAATCCACATCGAAGTCATCTCGGAAATCGCCCAAGTCGACGCGGCCGACTGGAACGCGTGCGCCGGCGACGATGATCCTTTTATCTCCCACGCCTTCCTGGACGCGCTGGAACAAAGCGGCTCAGCGGTGGGCGAGCGCGGCTGGCTGCCGCAGCATCTAGTCGCGCGCAACAGCGACGGCCGGGTGCTCGGCGCAACACCGCTGTATCTGAAAAGCCATTCCTACGGCGAATACGTGTTCGACTGGGGCTGGGCGGATGCCTACGAACGCGCCGGGCGACAATACTACCCCAAGCTGCAGTGCGCGGTACCGTTCACGCCGGTCACTGGGCCCCGGCTCTTGATCAACCAGGAATTACCGGCGGCATCTCGCAACGAGGTCGCGCATACGCTGATCGCCGGGCTGACAGAGGTGGCCCGTCGACACGACGTATCCTCCCTCCACGTCACCTTCCCCACCGAGGACGAACGCGAGCACCTCGCCGAAGCGGATTTCCTACCGCGGATCGGTCTGCAGTACCATCTTCACAATCCGGGGTATCAAAGCTTCGACGATTTCCTTGCGGCCCTGCAGAGCCGCAAGCGCAAGCAGATCAAACGCGAGCGCCGCGAAGTCGCGGATGCCGGCTTGAAGCTGCGCCGCCTCACCGGCAGCGACATCGAGCCCCGGCATTGGGATGCCTTTTATGCCTTTTACCTGCGCACCGCCGACAAGCGCTGGGGCTTCCCCTACCTAACAGAGGAATTCTTCCACGAAATCGGCCGACGCATGCCGGAGCGCATCCTGCTCGTGATGGCGGAAGAGGCCGATGGCACGCCGGTCGCCGGCGCCCTCAACCTGATCGGGCGGCACGCGCTGTATGGACGCAACTGGGGCGCAATCGAGGACTACGACTTTCTGCACTTCGAGGCCTGCTACTACCAAGCGATCGAATTCGCGATTGAACGCGGTCTCTCCCGCGTGGAGGCCGGGGCACAGGGCGAACACAAGATCCAGCGCGGCTATCTGCCTGTCGCGACCCACTCGGCTCACTGGATCACCGACCCGGCCCTGGAACAGGCGGTCGACGACTTCCTAAAACGCGAACGCCGCGCTGTCGAAGCTCAGATCGTGGGCTTACGCGAACAGCATAGCCCCTACAAACACGCGGACAGCTAA